In a genomic window of Muntiacus reevesi chromosome 1, mMunRee1.1, whole genome shotgun sequence:
- the NANOG gene encoding homeobox protein NANOG isoform X1, with protein sequence MSVDPACPQNLLGPEASNSRESSPTPEESYASLQMSSADTLDTDTVSPLPSSMDLLIQDSPDSSTSPRVKPLPPSVEESTEKEENIPVKKQKIRTVFSQTQLCVLNDRFQRQKYLSLQQMQELSNILNLSYKQVKTWFQNQRMKCKKWQKNNWPRNSNGMPQGPATAEYPGFYSYHQGYLVNSPGNLPMWGNQTWNNPTWTNQSWNSQSWSNHPWNNQAWSPQAWNNQPWNDQFNNYMEEFLQPGIQLQQNSVCDLEATLGTAGENYNVIQQTIKYFSSQQQITDLFPNYPLNIQPEDL encoded by the exons ATGAGTGTGGATCCAGCTTGTCCCCAAAACCTGCTTGGCCCCGAAGCATCCAACTCTAGGGAATCTTCACCCACGCCTGAAGAAAGTTACGCATCCTTGCAAATGTCATCTGCTGACACCCTCGACACGGACACTG tctctcctcttccttcctccatgGATCTGCTTATTCAGGACAGTCCTGATTCTTCCACAAGCCCCAGAGTGAAACCACTGCCTCCCTCCGTGGAGGAGAgcacagagaaggaagagaacatCCCAGTCAAGAAACAGAAGATCAGAACTGTGTTCTCACAGACCCAGTTGTGTGTGCTCAATGACAGATTTCAAAGGCAGAAATACCTCAGCCTCCAGCAAATGCAAGAACTTTCCAACATCTTGAACCTCAGCTACAAGCAG GTGAAGACCTGGTTCCAGAACCAGAGAATGAAATGTAAGAAATGGCAGAAAAACAACTGGCCAAGGAATAGCAATGGCATGCCTCAG GGCCCAGCAACAGCAGAATACCCGGGCTTCTATTCCTACCACCAAGGGTATTTGGTGAACTCTCCTGGAAACCTGCCCATGTGGGGTAACCAGACCTGGAATAACCCCACGTGGACCAACCAGAGCTGGAACAGTCAGTCTTGGAGCAACCACCCCTGGAACAATCAGGCCTGGAGCCCCCAAGCCTGGAATAACCAGCCTTGGAACGATCAGTTCAACAATTATATGGAGGAATTCCTGCAGCCTGGGATACAGCTCCAGCAGAATTCTGTCTGTGATCTGGAGGCCACCCTGGGAACTGCTGGGGAAAATTATAACGTAATACAGCAAACCATCAAGTATTTTAGTTCCCAGCAGCAAATCACGGATTTATTCCCAAACTACCCTCTCAACATACAGCCTGAAGATTTGTAA
- the NANOG gene encoding homeobox protein NANOG isoform X2, protein MSVDPACPQNLLGPEASNSRESSPTPEESYASLQMSSADTLDTDTVSPLPSSMDLLIQDSPDSSTSPRVKPLPPSVEESTEKEENIPVKKQKIRTVFSQTQLCVLNDRFQRQKYLSLQQMQELSNILNLSYKQVKTWFQNQRMKCKKWQKNNWPRNSNGIHQGYLVNSPGNLPMWGNQTWNNPTWTNQSWNSQSWSNHPWNNQAWSPQAWNNQPWNDQFNNYMEEFLQPGIQLQQNSVCDLEATLGTAGENYNVIQQTIKYFSSQQQITDLFPNYPLNIQPEDL, encoded by the exons ATGAGTGTGGATCCAGCTTGTCCCCAAAACCTGCTTGGCCCCGAAGCATCCAACTCTAGGGAATCTTCACCCACGCCTGAAGAAAGTTACGCATCCTTGCAAATGTCATCTGCTGACACCCTCGACACGGACACTG tctctcctcttccttcctccatgGATCTGCTTATTCAGGACAGTCCTGATTCTTCCACAAGCCCCAGAGTGAAACCACTGCCTCCCTCCGTGGAGGAGAgcacagagaaggaagagaacatCCCAGTCAAGAAACAGAAGATCAGAACTGTGTTCTCACAGACCCAGTTGTGTGTGCTCAATGACAGATTTCAAAGGCAGAAATACCTCAGCCTCCAGCAAATGCAAGAACTTTCCAACATCTTGAACCTCAGCTACAAGCAG GTGAAGACCTGGTTCCAGAACCAGAGAATGAAATGTAAGAAATGGCAGAAAAACAACTGGCCAAGGAATAGCAATGGCAT CCACCAAGGGTATTTGGTGAACTCTCCTGGAAACCTGCCCATGTGGGGTAACCAGACCTGGAATAACCCCACGTGGACCAACCAGAGCTGGAACAGTCAGTCTTGGAGCAACCACCCCTGGAACAATCAGGCCTGGAGCCCCCAAGCCTGGAATAACCAGCCTTGGAACGATCAGTTCAACAATTATATGGAGGAATTCCTGCAGCCTGGGATACAGCTCCAGCAGAATTCTGTCTGTGATCTGGAGGCCACCCTGGGAACTGCTGGGGAAAATTATAACGTAATACAGCAAACCATCAAGTATTTTAGTTCCCAGCAGCAAATCACGGATTTATTCCCAAACTACCCTCTCAACATACAGCCTGAAGATTTGTAA